In one window of Methanoculleus chikugoensis DNA:
- the acsC gene encoding acetyl-CoA decarbonylase/synthase complex subunit gamma, which translates to MAMKALDIYKHLPKTNCKRCGYPTCLAFAMKLAIGKADIEACPDLDPDTKTLLGGVTRPLVRLVEVGAGERSIAVGEEFVLFRHEKTFYHPPGIMVQVSDAWSEDEVRSVVETVKETVVHRVGQDLVLNGVAVKYESNRPDRFAEAVALSGGGSSLPLALIADDPAAFEAALAAAGQYRPLVHAATEENWEALTALAKRYGCPLAVRAAGPAELAVLAVKCAEAGVPDLVLDPAPLSLSDFIATATEIRRAAVGRTEPALGYPLYLDAGAFGETDAALAAGILKYAGIIVTLPLSPASRGAALTLRQNIYTDPQKPIQVMPGIYPINEPGPAAPVLLTVNFSLTYFTLLGYLEASRIPCYLFIADTEGLSVLTAVAGGKLTETLVADSLKKFGVAELVDHRFLVIPGYAAPLSGKIEDATGWKVLVGPRDAADLPGYLEKEWKA; encoded by the coding sequence ATGGCGATGAAAGCACTCGACATCTACAAGCATCTCCCGAAGACGAACTGCAAGAGGTGCGGCTACCCCACCTGCCTCGCCTTCGCCATGAAACTCGCCATAGGAAAGGCGGATATCGAGGCCTGCCCGGACCTCGACCCCGATACGAAGACCCTCCTCGGCGGGGTGACCCGGCCGCTGGTCCGGCTCGTCGAGGTCGGCGCAGGCGAGCGGTCGATCGCGGTCGGCGAGGAGTTTGTTCTCTTCCGGCACGAGAAGACCTTCTACCACCCGCCCGGCATCATGGTGCAGGTCTCCGATGCCTGGTCGGAGGACGAGGTGCGCTCTGTCGTGGAGACGGTCAAAGAGACCGTCGTCCACCGGGTGGGGCAGGACCTCGTCCTCAACGGAGTTGCGGTGAAGTACGAGAGCAACCGTCCCGATCGCTTCGCAGAGGCCGTGGCGCTCTCCGGGGGCGGGAGCAGCCTCCCTCTCGCGCTGATCGCTGACGACCCTGCAGCCTTCGAGGCGGCCCTCGCGGCCGCGGGGCAGTACCGGCCGCTGGTCCACGCCGCGACCGAAGAGAACTGGGAGGCCCTCACCGCCCTCGCGAAGCGCTACGGCTGTCCTCTCGCCGTCCGGGCCGCCGGTCCCGCCGAACTTGCCGTCCTCGCCGTGAAGTGCGCGGAGGCCGGGGTCCCCGACCTCGTGCTCGACCCCGCACCGTTGTCACTCTCCGACTTCATCGCCACTGCAACGGAGATCCGGAGAGCGGCCGTCGGGCGGACCGAGCCTGCGCTCGGCTACCCCCTCTACCTCGACGCCGGCGCCTTCGGGGAGACCGATGCGGCCCTCGCGGCGGGCATCCTGAAGTATGCAGGGATCATCGTCACCCTCCCGCTCTCCCCCGCCTCGCGTGGGGCGGCGCTCACCCTGCGGCAGAACATCTACACCGACCCGCAGAAGCCCATCCAGGTGATGCCGGGCATCTACCCGATCAACGAGCCCGGGCCGGCCGCCCCGGTCCTCCTCACGGTGAACTTCTCGCTCACCTACTTCACGCTGCTCGGCTACCTGGAGGCATCCCGGATCCCCTGCTACCTCTTCATAGCGGACACGGAGGGGCTCTCGGTCCTCACGGCCGTAGCCGGCGGGAAACTGACGGAGACCCTCGTCGCCGACTCGCTCAAGAAGTTCGGCGTCGCAGAACTCGTGGACCACCGGTTCCTCGTCATCCCCGGCTACGCCGCCCCGCTCTCCGGAAAGATCGAGGACGCGACCGGCTGGAAGGTGCTGGTCGGCCCCCGCGACGCGGCCGATCTCCCCGGATACCTGGAGAAGGAGTGGAAGGCCTGA
- a CDS encoding acetyl-CoA decarbonylase/synthase complex subunit delta, whose translation MTEKSDERMAIREVRLGATQAEGGTREVSCVIGGERSLPFSERTPGRLLVALEICDDPRFWPPVVRDYVGDLANNTDEWARAAERTYGADLVRLNFTSTKQRGFNAFDAIAATTEAVLAATARPLIVEGSNEPELDSEVFRRCGEAGEGERLLLGTAEADRYRSVAAAALAYGHAVIAQSPIDVNLAKQLNILLRETGVPQDRIVIDPYTGALGYGFEYTYSVMERIRLAALSGDADLAMPMISAPTDTLSVREVREAAPADREAMAVAWEFYTAYAAFVAGASIVCVRHPLTVERLKKALEV comes from the coding sequence GTGACGGAGAAGAGTGACGAGAGAATGGCCATCCGGGAGGTGCGCCTCGGCGCCACGCAGGCTGAAGGGGGAACCCGGGAGGTCTCCTGCGTCATCGGGGGCGAGCGGAGTCTGCCGTTCTCCGAAAGGACGCCCGGCCGGCTCCTGGTGGCGCTTGAGATCTGCGACGACCCCCGGTTCTGGCCGCCGGTTGTCCGCGACTACGTGGGCGACCTCGCGAACAACACCGATGAGTGGGCGCGGGCCGCGGAGCGCACCTATGGCGCGGACCTGGTGCGGCTGAACTTCACGAGCACGAAGCAACGCGGTTTTAATGCGTTCGACGCGATCGCCGCGACGACGGAGGCGGTGCTTGCGGCGACGGCCCGTCCCCTGATCGTCGAGGGGAGCAACGAGCCGGAACTCGACAGCGAGGTCTTCCGCCGCTGCGGGGAGGCTGGAGAGGGCGAGCGGCTCCTCCTCGGGACCGCGGAGGCCGACCGCTACCGGAGCGTCGCCGCCGCGGCGTTGGCATACGGTCACGCGGTGATCGCCCAGTCGCCCATCGACGTCAACCTGGCCAAGCAGTTGAACATCCTCCTCCGCGAGACCGGCGTGCCGCAGGACCGGATCGTGATCGACCCCTACACGGGTGCGCTCGGCTACGGGTTCGAGTACACCTACTCGGTGATGGAGCGGATACGCCTCGCCGCTCTCTCCGGCGATGCGGACCTCGCGATGCCGATGATCAGCGCTCCCACCGACACCCTCTCGGTCCGGGAGGTGAGGGAGGCCGCACCGGCGGATCGGGAGGCGATGGCGGTTGCCTGGGAGTTCTACACCGCCTACGCCGCATTCGTCGCCGGCGCGTCGATCGTCTGCGTCCGCCACCCGCTGACCGTGGAGAGGCTCAAGAAGGCCCTTGAGGTGTGA
- the acsB gene encoding acetyl-CoA decarbonylase/synthase complex subunit alpha/beta, whose protein sequence is MKNRLRDPLDAAIERGRTGLDARMQALAGKLAYADTAYALPVTYAVTGIAVRDADGAREAYRQSGNNLLVACECLMAGEGGVASPCTGFIPDAVIRGLGYTLVDGSVTGLGLLVGRPESPDAAAAVCREMQEKSLLTFLAGGVVEALSGAGVRLGLDYRLVPLGPESARGIHFADILARVAMMFGGVQPGDVHSLLGYAAERAKAFVIAFGSLTDEEVAFVDALRVLGIPILAAGAGYEGGEWLSVAPVEAVRTGMDLRGIKVTVTAIPIPMACSPAFEGKSIRKEEMYVEFGGGRTPAFELLRMRPREEVEDGKVTIVGPEVDAVPEGSALPLAILVDVAGARMKTDYEPVFERRIHTFINYGEGSWHVAQRDLIWVRLSKEAVAKGVKIRDIGTLLVHKLKAEFPDHIDAVQVTLVTDRRKVEEMLAEARAVYAARDERIAGMKDEDVETFYSCTLCQTFAPNHVCVITPERPALCGAITWLDARIAHDIAPAGANQPVPKGETVDAVSGEFAGVNRFVKKASHGEVDRIALYSMIENPMTACGCFECIAAIVPEVNGILIVSREFTGETPLGMTFSTLAGTIGGGAQTPGFIGISKNYILSDRFLEAENGIVRVVWMPSSLKEELGDRLRAKLAAQGMPDLFEKIADEVSAPTIEDLVAFLKRVDHPALAMRSLI, encoded by the coding sequence ATGAAGAACAGACTCAGGGATCCTCTTGATGCGGCGATAGAACGCGGCCGCACCGGCCTCGATGCGAGGATGCAGGCACTCGCCGGGAAGCTCGCCTATGCGGATACGGCATACGCCCTCCCCGTGACCTACGCCGTCACCGGCATCGCCGTACGGGACGCGGATGGAGCGCGCGAAGCGTACCGGCAGTCCGGCAACAACCTCCTCGTCGCCTGCGAGTGCCTGATGGCCGGAGAAGGCGGTGTCGCGAGCCCCTGCACCGGGTTTATCCCCGATGCGGTCATCCGGGGGCTCGGCTACACCCTGGTCGACGGGAGCGTCACCGGCCTCGGCCTCCTCGTCGGGAGACCGGAGAGCCCCGATGCCGCCGCGGCCGTCTGCCGGGAGATGCAGGAGAAGTCGCTGCTCACCTTCCTTGCCGGCGGGGTCGTGGAGGCGCTCTCCGGCGCCGGTGTCCGCCTGGGGCTGGATTACCGTCTGGTGCCGCTCGGGCCGGAGAGCGCCCGGGGCATCCACTTCGCCGACATCCTCGCCCGGGTCGCGATGATGTTCGGCGGGGTGCAGCCGGGAGACGTCCACTCTCTGCTCGGATACGCCGCAGAGCGGGCGAAGGCGTTCGTGATCGCCTTCGGGAGCCTCACCGACGAAGAGGTCGCGTTCGTCGACGCCCTGCGGGTGCTCGGGATACCGATCCTCGCGGCAGGCGCGGGTTACGAGGGAGGGGAGTGGTTATCAGTCGCCCCCGTGGAGGCGGTTCGGACGGGAATGGATCTCAGGGGGATCAAGGTCACGGTCACGGCGATCCCGATACCCATGGCCTGTTCCCCTGCGTTCGAGGGGAAGAGCATCCGCAAAGAGGAGATGTACGTGGAGTTCGGCGGCGGGAGGACGCCTGCCTTCGAGCTCCTCCGGATGCGGCCCCGCGAGGAGGTCGAGGATGGGAAGGTCACCATCGTCGGGCCCGAGGTCGACGCCGTTCCGGAAGGCTCCGCCCTCCCGCTCGCGATCCTGGTGGATGTTGCCGGTGCGAGGATGAAGACGGACTACGAACCGGTGTTCGAGCGGCGGATCCATACCTTCATCAACTACGGCGAGGGGTCCTGGCACGTTGCCCAGCGGGATCTCATCTGGGTCAGGCTCTCAAAAGAGGCGGTGGCGAAAGGTGTTAAGATACGGGACATCGGGACGCTGCTTGTCCACAAACTCAAGGCAGAGTTCCCGGATCACATCGACGCGGTCCAGGTGACGCTGGTCACCGACCGCCGGAAGGTCGAGGAAATGCTCGCGGAGGCCCGGGCGGTCTACGCGGCGCGGGACGAACGGATCGCCGGCATGAAGGACGAGGACGTGGAGACCTTCTACTCCTGCACCCTCTGCCAGACGTTCGCCCCGAACCACGTCTGCGTCATCACCCCGGAGCGGCCGGCGCTCTGCGGGGCGATCACCTGGCTCGATGCCCGGATTGCCCACGATATCGCTCCCGCCGGGGCGAACCAGCCGGTCCCGAAGGGGGAGACGGTGGACGCCGTCTCCGGGGAGTTTGCAGGGGTGAACCGGTTCGTGAAGAAGGCATCCCACGGTGAGGTCGATCGGATCGCCCTCTACAGCATGATCGAGAACCCGATGACCGCCTGCGGGTGCTTCGAGTGCATCGCGGCGATCGTCCCGGAGGTGAACGGCATTCTCATCGTCAGCCGGGAGTTCACCGGGGAGACGCCGCTCGGAATGACCTTCTCGACGCTCGCCGGGACGATCGGGGGCGGCGCGCAGACGCCGGGGTTCATCGGCATATCAAAGAACTACATTCTCAGTGATAGGTTCCTTGAGGCCGAGAACGGCATCGTGAGGGTGGTCTGGATGCCGTCATCCTTGAAAGAGGAACTCGGCGACCGGCTGCGGGCGAAACTCGCCGCACAGGGGATGCCGGACCTTTTCGAGAAGATCGCGGACGAGGTCTCGGCGCCGACGATCGAGGATCTCGTTGCGTTCCTCAAGCGCGTCGATCATCCCGCGCTTGCGATGAGGTCGCTGATCTGA
- the corA gene encoding magnesium/cobalt transporter CorA, translating into MQPEKTCGILSIRVIDYTQDRIEEHECIELTEAWSWIGRETVTWIDVVGVPERDELVILGRQAGIHPLTMEDITAPDQRPKVEEFGNYVAVIARMLSERGGRVASEQVSLIFGENYVITFREQPFRVFEQVRERLRNELSVIRGSGPDFLAYTLLDAIVSVYLAILDAVDDRVEDLQGRVLASADPLALKQIYELKEDLLTIRRAAVPAREVLGSLASRELSLVRKETIPYFRDIYDRCIQAAEVAEYTRDTLSGVMDLHTSNQNNRLAEITTILTIVASIFIPLSFITGFYGMNLRNIPLEDSPLGYPLVLSLMLGVVATMLLYFRKKEWI; encoded by the coding sequence ATGCAGCCGGAAAAAACCTGTGGGATACTCTCGATCCGGGTGATCGACTACACGCAGGACCGCATCGAGGAGCACGAGTGCATCGAACTCACCGAAGCATGGTCGTGGATCGGCCGGGAGACGGTCACCTGGATCGACGTCGTCGGGGTGCCGGAGCGCGACGAACTCGTGATCCTCGGCAGACAGGCGGGGATCCACCCGCTCACGATGGAGGATATCACGGCCCCGGACCAGCGGCCGAAGGTGGAGGAGTTCGGGAACTACGTCGCCGTCATCGCGAGGATGCTCTCGGAGAGAGGCGGCAGGGTTGCAAGCGAGCAGGTCAGCCTGATCTTCGGGGAGAACTACGTCATAACGTTCCGCGAGCAGCCATTCCGGGTCTTCGAACAGGTCAGAGAGCGGCTCAGGAACGAACTGAGCGTCATCCGGGGATCGGGGCCGGACTTCCTCGCGTATACGCTCCTCGACGCCATCGTGAGCGTCTACCTCGCCATCCTCGACGCGGTCGACGACCGGGTGGAAGACCTCCAGGGCAGGGTTCTGGCTTCCGCGGATCCGCTTGCCTTGAAGCAGATCTACGAACTCAAAGAAGATCTCCTGACTATCCGGAGAGCGGCCGTGCCGGCACGCGAGGTTCTCGGGTCGCTCGCGAGCCGGGAGTTGAGCCTTGTCCGGAAGGAGACGATCCCGTACTTCCGGGATATATACGACCGGTGCATCCAGGCGGCAGAGGTTGCGGAGTATACCCGGGATACGCTCTCCGGCGTGATGGATCTCCATACCTCGAACCAGAACAACAGGCTCGCCGAGATCACGACGATCCTAACCATCGTCGCGAGCATCTTCATCCCCCTGAGTTTCATCACCGGGTTTTACGGGATGAACCTCAGGAACATACCGCTCGAAGACTCGCCGCTCGGATATCCTCTCGTCCTCAGCCTCATGCTGGGCGTCGTGGCCACGATGCTCCTCTACTTCAGGAAGAAAGAGTGGATATGA
- the corA gene encoding magnesium/cobalt transporter CorA codes for MSPHDGQSRGSSGRITETDVSRSRPVTVTVIDYDEARFSERTYTLPGEIQIAVLPQGVTWIDVDGVHDTGVIQAVGDAVGIHPLTLEDIANARQRPKIEDYGDYLYVAVRMLAPGDGEFNSEQVSLVLGRGYVVSFQEQPGDVFERIRERLRAGAGRLRSVGPDYLFHALLDAIVDGYFAKIEELGERVEIVEEEVVADPDRGTLQAIYALKRSLIALRRSVWPLREAVAQLERGESPLIDETTLVYFRDVYDHTIEVAETVETYRDMISGTLDVYLSSQSSRMNEIMKVLTVIATIFIPLTFIAGVYGMNFAYMPEISHPWGYPAALASMAAVAAAMLLYFRKKGWI; via the coding sequence ATGAGCCCGCACGACGGCCAGAGCCGGGGATCGAGCGGACGCATTACCGAAACCGACGTTTCCCGCTCACGACCGGTCACCGTCACGGTCATCGACTACGATGAGGCCCGCTTCAGTGAGCGAACGTACACGCTGCCGGGGGAGATCCAGATCGCCGTCCTCCCTCAGGGGGTCACCTGGATCGACGTCGACGGCGTCCACGATACCGGGGTGATCCAGGCGGTCGGGGATGCCGTCGGGATTCACCCCCTGACCTTGGAGGACATCGCGAACGCCCGCCAGCGGCCGAAGATCGAGGACTACGGCGATTACCTCTACGTCGCGGTCCGGATGCTCGCTCCCGGCGACGGCGAGTTCAACAGCGAGCAGGTCAGCTTGGTGCTCGGGAGGGGTTACGTCGTATCCTTCCAGGAGCAGCCGGGCGACGTCTTCGAGCGTATCCGGGAGCGCCTGCGTGCGGGAGCAGGAAGGCTCCGAAGCGTCGGGCCGGACTACCTCTTCCACGCTCTGCTGGACGCGATCGTCGACGGCTACTTCGCCAAGATCGAGGAACTCGGGGAGCGTGTCGAGATCGTCGAGGAGGAGGTGGTGGCGGACCCCGACCGCGGGACGCTGCAGGCGATATATGCGTTAAAACGGTCCTTAATCGCGCTCCGGCGTTCGGTCTGGCCGCTCCGCGAAGCAGTCGCACAACTCGAGCGGGGCGAATCGCCCCTGATCGATGAAACGACGCTCGTCTACTTCCGGGATGTCTACGACCACACCATAGAGGTCGCCGAGACGGTGGAGACCTACCGGGATATGATATCCGGGACGCTCGACGTCTATCTCTCAAGCCAGAGCAGCCGGATGAACGAGATCATGAAGGTCCTCACCGTCATCGCCACCATCTTCATCCCGCTCACCTTCATCGCCGGGGTCTACGGCATGAACTTCGCCTACATGCCGGAGATCAGCCATCCCTGGGGCTATCCGGCCGCCCTCGCCTCCATGGCGGCCGTCGCGGCCGCGATGCTCCTCTACTTCAGGAAGAAAGGGTGGATCTGA
- a CDS encoding DUF5654 family protein, giving the protein MSFKTEVIDKIAALVTAAFGLVAALAWNGAIQELFALIFGEQSTLVAMLVYAVVVTIIAVIVVILIGRAAAKAKREDEVAAASR; this is encoded by the coding sequence ATGTCTTTCAAAACAGAGGTCATCGACAAGATAGCGGCCCTCGTCACGGCCGCATTTGGTCTGGTCGCCGCTCTCGCATGGAACGGCGCCATTCAGGAACTTTTTGCCCTCATATTCGGGGAACAGAGCACGCTCGTTGCCATGTTAGTGTATGCCGTCGTCGTGACGATCATCGCGGTGATTGTGGTGATCCTGATCGGCCGTGCCGCCGCAAAGGCGAAGAGAGAGGATGAGGTGGCGGCAGCAAGCAGGTGA
- a CDS encoding ATP-dependent DNA helicase codes for MDSLDDWFPYREYRPHQREMLELAASVARDGGIAMIDAPTGSGKSSVASALLAESRGRKVLVAVRTISQLATFMRELELIRKKRGNLKFAYLIGKSSMCPLGGEGDIYRRCEGVKSFSTALMRERAQKGSLVPANDRQIKQQIRKMDPEHPLICPYFIHGKSFVEPEDGGLKMIPSAALRVRAERVSTELIWPDQLAGFCGDICPYDTMMHAARDAEVVLVNFYHLFDDIIREQLYQSLGIEGHDAMLLIDEAHNCGDVVQSIESVTIEERDIVQAGHELSGRRRSPQADAIVQILPQITRFMEALKGSHEAEDWFDPAIFQRMILSGTLYRNVEEIVDDLLKISEGIREKNMQAGEFRESAIERLTEFFYRIFRSAADPAYLTVYRKEEDGAVALEVRNIDPSTKLQEIARAHACCVLISGTLSPIESYRRYYFGDLPVTTISLPNSFPPENRRIFCATDITTAYSMRRDRENLARTEDYITTFAALPGNLAIYFPSYDLLNTFADRCAPRIRKKQIYIESKDTAASAVMLREFMALPGTGRSGILFAVCGGKWSEGLDYRGEMLSGALVIGLPLAPFNRVRKMVIDYFRMKFGEEGEFISYTLPAVNRALQALGRVLRTPEDRGMLVLGEKRFLERRVHAGLPPWMQDEMRTCTVEAFRKEAERWRS; via the coding sequence ATGGATAGCCTCGACGACTGGTTCCCGTACCGGGAGTACCGGCCTCATCAGCGGGAGATGCTTGAATTGGCCGCATCTGTCGCCCGCGACGGCGGCATCGCCATGATCGATGCGCCGACCGGGAGCGGCAAGTCGAGCGTGGCCTCCGCGCTCCTCGCGGAGAGCCGGGGCCGGAAAGTGCTCGTCGCCGTCCGGACCATCAGCCAGCTTGCGACGTTCATGCGCGAGCTTGAGCTCATCCGGAAGAAGCGCGGCAACCTCAAGTTCGCCTACCTCATCGGCAAGTCCAGCATGTGCCCGCTCGGCGGCGAAGGTGACATCTACCGGCGGTGCGAGGGCGTCAAGTCCTTCTCGACGGCCCTGATGCGGGAGCGGGCGCAGAAGGGGTCGCTTGTCCCGGCGAACGACCGCCAGATCAAACAGCAGATCCGGAAGATGGACCCGGAACACCCGCTCATCTGCCCCTACTTCATCCACGGCAAATCCTTCGTGGAGCCCGAGGACGGGGGATTGAAGATGATCCCGTCGGCGGCCCTGCGCGTCCGGGCCGAGCGGGTGAGCACCGAGCTCATCTGGCCCGACCAGCTGGCCGGGTTCTGCGGCGACATCTGTCCTTACGATACGATGATGCACGCCGCCCGGGACGCCGAAGTGGTGCTCGTGAACTTCTACCACCTTTTCGACGATATCATCCGGGAACAGCTCTACCAGTCGCTCGGGATCGAGGGGCACGACGCCATGCTGCTCATCGACGAGGCCCATAACTGCGGCGACGTCGTCCAGAGCATCGAGAGCGTGACGATCGAGGAGCGGGATATCGTGCAGGCCGGCCACGAACTCTCCGGACGCCGCCGGTCGCCGCAGGCGGACGCTATCGTCCAGATCCTGCCGCAGATCACCCGGTTCATGGAGGCGCTCAAAGGTTCGCACGAGGCCGAGGACTGGTTCGATCCCGCGATCTTCCAGCGGATGATCCTCTCCGGCACGCTCTACCGGAACGTGGAGGAGATCGTGGACGACCTCCTCAAGATCAGCGAGGGGATCCGCGAGAAGAACATGCAGGCGGGCGAGTTCCGGGAGAGCGCGATCGAGCGGCTGACCGAGTTCTTCTACCGGATCTTCCGCTCCGCCGCCGACCCGGCTTACCTCACGGTCTACCGCAAAGAGGAGGACGGGGCCGTGGCGCTTGAGGTCCGAAACATCGACCCGAGCACCAAACTCCAGGAGATCGCCCGGGCGCACGCCTGCTGCGTCCTGATCTCGGGGACGCTCTCGCCCATCGAGAGTTACCGCCGCTACTACTTCGGCGACCTTCCTGTCACGACGATCTCGCTCCCGAACTCCTTTCCCCCGGAGAACCGCCGCATCTTCTGCGCAACCGACATCACCACCGCTTACTCGATGCGCCGGGACCGGGAGAACCTCGCACGGACCGAGGACTACATCACGACGTTCGCCGCCCTCCCCGGGAACCTCGCGATCTATTTCCCCTCCTACGACCTCCTGAACACCTTCGCGGATCGCTGCGCTCCCCGGATCAGAAAGAAACAGATCTACATCGAGTCCAAGGATACCGCGGCCTCGGCCGTGATGCTCCGGGAGTTCATGGCCCTCCCCGGAACCGGCCGCTCGGGCATCCTCTTTGCGGTCTGTGGCGGCAAATGGAGCGAGGGCCTGGACTACCGCGGCGAGATGCTCTCGGGGGCGCTCGTCATCGGCCTCCCGCTCGCGCCGTTCAACCGCGTCCGCAAGATGGTTATCGACTACTTCCGGATGAAGTTCGGCGAGGAGGGGGAGTTCATCAGTTACACTCTCCCGGCGGTCAACCGCGCCCTGCAGGCGCTCGGCCGGGTGCTCCGGACGCCCGAGGACAGGGGTATGCTCGTCCTCGGGGAGAAGAGGTTCCTGGAACGCCGGGTTCATGCGGGGCTGCCGCCGTGGATGCAGGATGAGATGAGGACATGCACCGTTGAAGCGTTCCGGAAGGAGGCCGAGAGATGGCGATCCTGA
- a CDS encoding methylated-DNA--[protein]-cysteine S-methyltransferase, with protein MAILTGSCRLDLWYVHVAWQDDLVYRVRFAREGIAGSVPEELLRYCAGRPADLSSLRSVATEGDTTFAKIYRAVRAIPCGETVTYGEVARMVGTAPRAVGAAMARNPTPIVVPCHRVVAKAGIGGFSPDLAIKKTLLALERRGDVCTPEKRGVNR; from the coding sequence ATGGCGATCCTGACCGGATCGTGCCGGCTGGACCTCTGGTACGTCCACGTCGCATGGCAGGACGATCTCGTCTACCGGGTGCGGTTCGCACGTGAAGGGATTGCAGGATCGGTGCCGGAGGAACTCCTGCGCTACTGTGCCGGGCGGCCGGCGGACCTCTCCTCGCTCAGGAGCGTCGCGACCGAGGGCGACACGACCTTTGCGAAGATCTACCGTGCCGTCCGGGCAATCCCCTGCGGGGAGACCGTCACCTACGGCGAGGTTGCCCGGATGGTCGGGACCGCGCCCCGGGCGGTCGGGGCGGCGATGGCGCGGAACCCGACCCCGATCGTGGTGCCCTGCCACCGGGTCGTCGCGAAAGCCGGCATTGGTGGATTTTCCCCCGATCTCGCCATCAAAAAGACCCTGCTTGCCCTGGAACGCAGGGGAGATGTCTGCACCCCGGAAAAGAGAGGAGTTAACAGGTAA
- a CDS encoding ketopantoate reductase family protein, translated as MKIVVLGAGAVGLTVAAKLSRVADVHAVARARHADAVQDRGFLMTGIWGEGAYRFSCSEELPDAWRDADYFIVAAKSTDTEAICRQFADAIGGREVVSLQDGIGNEEIIARFTDRVIGAMIITGFEWRGDASVHVSVEAASMKIGRFPSGTDDAVERLAALIRDAGIRAEATADIRTDIWGKTLYTCALNPLGALMNVPYGVLADPHAWAVVTAIVEEAYRVAEAEGVALPWETPAAYLEYLRTAQLPATAAHHLSMLQDIAGGRKTEIDFMNGAVAALAERHGIGAPYNTCIAELIRFRERL; from the coding sequence ATGAAGATCGTGGTCCTGGGTGCCGGGGCGGTCGGGCTGACCGTTGCCGCAAAGTTGTCCCGCGTCGCGGACGTTCATGCCGTAGCGAGGGCGCGGCACGCGGATGCGGTGCAGGATCGGGGCTTTCTGATGACCGGCATATGGGGAGAGGGCGCATACCGGTTCAGCTGCTCCGAGGAACTCCCCGACGCGTGGCGGGATGCCGACTACTTCATCGTCGCCGCAAAATCCACCGACACGGAGGCGATCTGTCGCCAGTTCGCCGACGCCATCGGGGGACGCGAGGTGGTGAGCCTCCAGGACGGCATCGGAAACGAGGAGATCATTGCGCGGTTCACCGATCGGGTCATCGGAGCCATGATCATCACCGGGTTCGAGTGGCGGGGCGATGCCTCGGTTCACGTCTCCGTGGAGGCGGCGTCGATGAAAATCGGGCGGTTCCCGTCCGGTACGGACGACGCGGTCGAGCGTCTCGCCGCCCTCATCCGGGATGCCGGCATCCGGGCGGAGGCGACCGCCGATATCCGGACGGACATCTGGGGTAAGACCCTCTACACCTGCGCGCTAAACCCGCTCGGCGCCCTCATGAACGTCCCTTACGGCGTGCTCGCCGATCCGCATGCATGGGCGGTCGTCACCGCGATTGTGGAGGAGGCTTACCGGGTGGCGGAAGCAGAAGGCGTCGCTCTCCCCTGGGAGACGCCGGCGGCGTACCTGGAGTATCTCCGGACGGCGCAGCTCCCCGCGACGGCCGCCCACCACTTATCGATGCTCCAGGATATCGCTGGCGGGAGGAAGACCGAGATCGACTTCATGAACGGTGCGGTGGCGGCACTCGCCGAAAGGCACGGCATCGGGGCGCCTTACAACACCTGCATCGCTGAACTGATCCGCTTCCGGGAGCGGCTCTGA
- the mobA gene encoding molybdenum cofactor guanylyltransferase, translated as MRSAIVLVGGAARRAGGREKYFFTFRGKTFIDRLIDTLEEAVDEIVVVARDPGQCERFGHLGDIRCISDVRRGLGPIGGLHAGALAVHGEYVFVAACDMPCIHPGVVRLLFDAAVGYDAAIPSWNADMLEPLHAVYRRSALLDYLEEHDSLSLRAMIWSLNTRYVSVERIREIDPNLLTFTNINNLEDLESINPTAGCDTDDLRGPC; from the coding sequence ATGCGATCTGCGATTGTCCTTGTCGGCGGAGCGGCACGCCGTGCCGGGGGGCGGGAGAAGTACTTCTTCACGTTCCGGGGCAAGACCTTCATCGACCGCCTCATCGACACCCTGGAGGAGGCGGTCGACGAGATCGTGGTCGTTGCGCGGGATCCCGGGCAGTGCGAGCGGTTCGGTCATCTTGGGGATATCAGGTGCATATCGGACGTCCGGAGAGGTCTCGGCCCCATCGGCGGCCTGCACGCGGGGGCGCTCGCGGTGCACGGGGAGTATGTCTTCGTTGCCGCCTGCGACATGCCCTGCATCCACCCGGGGGTGGTCCGGCTGCTCTTCGACGCCGCAGTCGGCTACGATGCCGCTATTCCTAGCTGGAACGCCGATATGCTCGAACCGCTCCACGCGGTCTACCGGAGGAGCGCACTGCTCGATTACCTGGAGGAGCACGATTCACTCTCGCTCCGGGCGATGATCTGGAGTCTCAATACCCGGTACGTGTCTGTAGAAAGGATTCGCGAGATCGATCCCAACCTGCTGACGTTTACGAATATCAACAATCTCGAAGACCTGGAGTCGATCAATCCCACGGCAGGATGCGACACCGACGACCTGCGTGGCCCTTGCTGA